A genomic region of Saimiri boliviensis isolate mSaiBol1 chromosome 20, mSaiBol1.pri, whole genome shotgun sequence contains the following coding sequences:
- the TECPR1 gene encoding tectonin beta-propeller repeat-containing protein 1 isoform X1, translated as MPNSVLWAVDLFGRVYTLSTAGQYWELCKDAQLEFKRVSATMQCCWGIACDNQVYVYVCASDVPIRHREEAYENQRWNPVGGFCEKLLLSDRWLWSDVSGLQHRPLDGVALPSPHWEWESDWYVDENFGGEPTEKGGWTYAIDFPATYTRDKKWNSCVRRRKWIRYRRYKSRDIWAKIPSKDDPKELPDPFNDLSVGGWEIMEEPVGRLSVWAVSLQGRVWYREDVSHSNPEGSSWSMLDTPGEVVQISCGPHDLLWATLWEGQALVREGINRSNPKGSSWSIVEPPGSENGIMHVSVGVSVVWAVTKDRKVWFRRGVNSHNPCGTSWIEMVGEMTMVNVGMNDQVWGIGCEDRAVYFRQGVTPSELSGKTWKAIVVARECDRSHSGSSSSLLSAGCFFGDEVRGSGESAPSDTDTSLEIERPGPGQPLPAEPLDSSRNPPGSSASGPGAGKTTEDTMEDACPAKSSREAGLDTHPGQASTLAELPWTNIDLKEPKKVPGHLVASFPETTSLSSLGVLPLGLEELYGVDDRPLWAWVSGGGCAVEACAVPRWFTVQAGLSPSVQTLSLSITPAQTAAWRKQIFQQLTERTKRELEKFRHYEQAVEQSVWVKTGALQWWCDWKPHKWVDVRVALEQFTGHDGARDSILFIYYVVHEEKKYIHVFLNEVTALVPVLNETKHSFALYTPERTRQRWPVRLAAATEQDMNDWLALLSLSCCESRKVQGRPSPQAIWSVTCKGDIFVSEPSLDLEAQEHPLPCDQMFWRQMGGHLRVVEANSRGVVWGLGYDHTAWVYTGGYGGGCFQGLASSTSNIYTQSDVKCVHIYENQRWNPVTGYTSRGLPTDRYMWSDASGLQECTKAGTKPPSPQWAWVSDWFVDFSVPGGTDQEGWQYASDFPASYHGSKTMKDFVRRRCWARKCKLVTSGPWLEVAPIALRDVSIIPESPSAEGSGHSIALWAVSDKGDVLCRLGVSELNPAGSSWLHVGTDQPFMSISIGACYQVWAVARDGSAFYRGSVYPSQPAGDCWYHIPPPPRQRLKQVSVGQTSVYALDDNGNLWYRQGITPSYPQGSSWEHVSNNVCRVSVGPLDQVWVIASKVQGSHSLSRGTVCHRTGVQPHEPKGQGWDYGIGGGWDHISVRANATSAPRSSYQEQEPSAPPEAYGPICC; from the exons atgcccaactcagtACTGTGGGCAGTAGACCTCTTCGGGAGAGTGTACACACTGTCCACAGCTGGCCAGTACTGGGAGCTGTGCAAGGATGCCCAGCTGGAGTTCAAACGCGTTAGCGCCACCATGCAGTGCTGCTGGGGCATTGCCTGTGACAACCAGGTCTACGTGTACGTGTGTGCCAGCGATGTTCCCATCCGCCACCGTGAGGAGGCCTATGAGAATCAG CGCTGGAATCCCGTGGGCGGCTTCTGCGAGAAGCTCCTGCTGAGTGACCGCTGGCTGTGGAGTGACGTGAGTGGGCTCCAGCACCGGCCACTGGACGGGGTGGCTCTGCCCTCGCCGCACTGGGAGTGGGAGTCCGACTGGTACGTGGATGAGAACTTTGGAGGGGAACCCACCGAGAAAGGG GGGTGGACATACGCCATCGACTTTCCTGCCACCTACACGAGAGACAAGAAGTGGAATTCTTGCGTACGGCGCCGGAAGTGGATCCGGTACAGGAGATACAAGTCCCGGGACATCTGGGCCAAG ATCCCCTCGAAGGATGACCCCAAGGAGCTGCCCGACCCCTTCAATGACCTCTCTGTGGGGGGCTGGGAGATCATGGAGGAACCTGTGGGCCGCCTGTCAGTGTGGGCTGTGTCTCTGCAGGGCAGG GTGTGGTACAGAGAGGACGTCAGCCACTCCAACCCTGAAGGGTCCTCCTGGTCCATGCTGGACACCCCTGGGGAGGTGGTTCAGATCAGCTGTGGGCCTCACGACCTCCTGTGGGCCACGCTCTGGGAGGGGCAGGCCCTGGTCCGGGAAGGAATCAACAGGAGCAACCCCAAAG GAAGTTCCTGGTCCATCGTGGAGCCTCCTGGATCTGAAAACGGGATCATGCACGTCTCAGTGGGAGTAAGCGTGGTCTGGGCCGTCACCAAGGACCGGAAG GTGTGGTTCCGAAGAGGCGTCAACTCTCACAATCCCTGTGGCACCAGCTGGATTGAGATGGTTGGGGAGATGACGATGGTGAACGTGGGAATGAACGACCAG GTGTGGGGCATCGGCTGTGAGGACCGAGCCGTGTACTTCCGGCAGGGCGTCACCCCCAGCGAGCTCAGCGGGAAGACCTGGAAGGCCATTGTCGTGGCCCGAGAGTGTGACCGGTCTCACTCTGGCAGCTCGTCCAGTCTCCTCAG TGCCGGCTGCTTCTTTGGTGATGAGGTGAGGGGCAGTGGCGAGTCTGCGCCCAGCGACACGGACACCTCCTTGGAAATCGAGAGACCAGGGCCTGGCCAGCCTCTCCCTGCAGAGCCTCTAGACAGTTCCAGGAACCCCCCGGGGAGCTCGGCCTCAGGCCCAGGGGCTGGCAAGACCACAGAGGATACCATGGAGGATGCCTGCCCAGCGAAGAGCAGCAGGGAGGCCGGGCTCGACACACACCCTGGTCAAGCCTCCACTCTGGCAGAGCTGCCCTGGACCAATATTGACCTCAAGGAGCCCAAGAAAGTGCCCGGCCACTTGGTCGCCAGCTTCCCCGAGACCACCAGCCTCTCCTCACTAGGGGTCCTCCCGCTAGGCTTGGAGGAGCTGTACGGGGTGGATGACCGCCCGCTGTGGGCCTGGGTGTCGGGAGGTGGCTGTGCGGTGGAGGCTTGTGCTGTGCCCAGGTGGTTCACTGTCCAGGCAG GCCTGTCCCCCTCAGTGCAGACCCTGTCCCTGTCCATCACGCCGGCCCAGACCGCTGCCTGGAGGAAGCAGATCTTCCAGCAACTCACGGAAAGGACCAAGCGGGAGCTGGAGAAGTTCAGACACTACGAGCAGGCCGTAGAGCAG TCAGTGTGGGTGAAGACTGGAGCGCTGCAGTGGTGGTGCGACTGGAAGCCCCACAAGTGGGTGGATGTGCGCGTGGCCCTGGAGCAGTTCACGGGGCACGACGGTGCCCGGGACAGCATCCTCTTCATCTACTACGTGGTCCACGAGGAGAAGAAG TACATCCACGTGTTCCTGAATGAGGTGACAGCACTGGTCCCTGTGCTGAATGAGACCAAGCACTCCTTTGCCCTGTACACCCCCGAGCGGACGCGGCAGAGGTGGCCGGTGCGTCTGGCTGCCGCCACCGAGCAGGACATGAATGACTGG CTCGCCTTGCTCAGCCTGTCCTGCTGCGAGAGCCGGAAGGTACAGGGCCGCCCGTCCCCGCAGGCCATCTGGTCTGTCACCTGCAAGGGGGACATCTTCGTGAGCGAGCCCAGCCTGGACCTGGAGGCCCAAGAGCACCCCCTGCCCTGCGACCAGAT GTTCTGGCGGCAGATGGGAGGCCACCTGCGGGTGGTAGAGGCCAACAGCCGGGGTGTGGTGTGGGGCCTTGGCTATGACCACACGGCCTGGGTGTACACAGGCGGCTACGGAGGCGGCTGCTTCCAAG GCCTGGCCAGCAGCACCAGTAACATCTACACACAGTCGGACGTGAAGTGCGTGCACATCTACGAGAACCAGCGCTGGAACCCCGTCACAGGCTACACCAGCAG GGGTCTCCCCACCGACCGGTACATGTGGAGTGACGCCTCGGGACTGCAGGAGTGCACCAAGGCCGGCACGAAGCCCCCGTCCCCACAGTGGGCCTGG GTTTCTGACTGGTTCGTGGATTTCAGCGTACCAGGGGGCACGGACCAGGAGGGTTGGCAGTACGCCAGCGACTTCCCTGC CTCCTACCATGGGTCCAAAACGATGAAGGATTTTGTgaggaggcggtgctgggccag AAAATGCAAGCTGGTGACCAGCGGGCCCTGGCTGGAGGTGGCCCCCATCGCCCTCAGGGACGTGTCCATCATCCCGGAGAGCCCCAGTGCTGAGGGGAGCGGGCACAGCATTGCGCTCTGGGCTGTCAGCGACAAGGGAGACGTGCTGTGCCGCCTGGGCGTGTCGGAGCTCAACCCCGCG GGCTCCTCCTGGCTGCACGTTGGCACTGACCAGCCCTTCATGTCCATCTCCATTGGGGCCTGCTACCAGGTGTGGGCCGTGGCGAGGGATGGGTCTGCCTTCTACCGGGGCTCCGTGTACCCCTCACAGCCAGCCG GTGACTGCTGGTACCACATCCCACCGCCCCCGAgacagaggctgaagcaggtgtcCGTCGGTCAGACGTCAGTCTATGCCTTGGATGACAACG gaaacttatggtATCGCCAGGGGATCACGCCCAGCTACCCGCAGGGCTCCAGCTGGGAGCACGTGTCCAACAACGTGTGCCGAGTATCCGTGGGGCCCCTGGACCAG GTCTGGGTGATCGCCAGCAAAGTGCAGGGCAGCCACAGCCTGAGCCGGGGGACGGTGTGTCATCGCACAGGCGTGCAGCCCCACGAGCCCAAGGGCCAGGGCTGGGACTACGGCATCGGG GGAGGCTGGGACCACATCTCTGTCCGGGCCAATGCCACCAGTGCCCCCCGGAGCTCATACCAGGAGCAAGAGCCGAGTGCTCCACCAGAGGCCTATGGCCCCATCTGCTGCTGA
- the TECPR1 gene encoding tectonin beta-propeller repeat-containing protein 1 isoform X3, with amino-acid sequence MPNSVLWAVDLFGRVYTLSTAGQYWELCKDAQLEFKRVSATMQCCWGIACDNQVYVYVCASDVPIRHREEAYENQRWNPVGGFCEKLLLSDRWLWSDVSGLQHRPLDGVALPSPHWEWESDWYVDENFGGEPTEKGGWTYAIDFPATYTRDKKWNSCVRRRKWIRYRRYKSRDIWAKIPSKDDPKELPDPFNDLSVGGWEIMEEPVGRLSVWAVSLQGRVWYREDVSHSNPEGSSWSMLDTPGEVVQISCGPHDLLWATLWEGQALVREGINRSNPKGSSWSIVEPPGSENGIMHVSVGVSVVWAVTKDRKVWFRRGVNSHNPCGTSWIEMVGEMTMVNVGMNDQVWGIGCEDRAVYFRQGVTPSELSGKTWKAIVVARECDRSHSGSSSSLLSAGCFFGDEVRGSGESAPSDTDTSLEIERPGPGQPLPAEPLDSSRNPPGSSASGPGAGKTTEDTMEDACPAKSSREAGLDTHPGQASTLAELPWTNIDLKEPKKVPGHLVASFPETTSLSSLGVLPLGLEELYGVDDRPLWAWVSGGGCAVEACAVPRWFTVQAGLSPSVQTLSLSITPAQTAAWRKQIFQQLTERTKRELEKFRHYEQAVEQSVWVKTGALQWWCDWKPHKWVDVRVALEQFTGHDGARDSILFIYYVVHEEKKYIHVFLNEVTALVPVLNETKHSFALYTPERTRQRWPVRLAAATEQDMNDWLALLSLSCCESRKVQGRPSPQAIWSVTCKGDIFVSEPSLDLEAQEHPLPCDQMFWRQMGGHLRVVEANSRGVVWGLGYDHTAWVYTGGYGGGCFQGLASSTSNIYTQSDVKCVHIYENQRWNPVTGYTSRGLPTDRYMWSDASGLQECTKAGTKPPSPQWAWVSDWFVDFSVPGGTDQEGWQYASDFPASYHGSKTMKDFVRRRCWARKCKLVTSGPWLEVAPIALRDVSIIPESPSAEGSGHSIALWAVSDKGDVLCRLGVSELNPAGSSWLHVGTDQPFMSISIGACYQVTAGTTSHRPRDRG; translated from the exons atgcccaactcagtACTGTGGGCAGTAGACCTCTTCGGGAGAGTGTACACACTGTCCACAGCTGGCCAGTACTGGGAGCTGTGCAAGGATGCCCAGCTGGAGTTCAAACGCGTTAGCGCCACCATGCAGTGCTGCTGGGGCATTGCCTGTGACAACCAGGTCTACGTGTACGTGTGTGCCAGCGATGTTCCCATCCGCCACCGTGAGGAGGCCTATGAGAATCAG CGCTGGAATCCCGTGGGCGGCTTCTGCGAGAAGCTCCTGCTGAGTGACCGCTGGCTGTGGAGTGACGTGAGTGGGCTCCAGCACCGGCCACTGGACGGGGTGGCTCTGCCCTCGCCGCACTGGGAGTGGGAGTCCGACTGGTACGTGGATGAGAACTTTGGAGGGGAACCCACCGAGAAAGGG GGGTGGACATACGCCATCGACTTTCCTGCCACCTACACGAGAGACAAGAAGTGGAATTCTTGCGTACGGCGCCGGAAGTGGATCCGGTACAGGAGATACAAGTCCCGGGACATCTGGGCCAAG ATCCCCTCGAAGGATGACCCCAAGGAGCTGCCCGACCCCTTCAATGACCTCTCTGTGGGGGGCTGGGAGATCATGGAGGAACCTGTGGGCCGCCTGTCAGTGTGGGCTGTGTCTCTGCAGGGCAGG GTGTGGTACAGAGAGGACGTCAGCCACTCCAACCCTGAAGGGTCCTCCTGGTCCATGCTGGACACCCCTGGGGAGGTGGTTCAGATCAGCTGTGGGCCTCACGACCTCCTGTGGGCCACGCTCTGGGAGGGGCAGGCCCTGGTCCGGGAAGGAATCAACAGGAGCAACCCCAAAG GAAGTTCCTGGTCCATCGTGGAGCCTCCTGGATCTGAAAACGGGATCATGCACGTCTCAGTGGGAGTAAGCGTGGTCTGGGCCGTCACCAAGGACCGGAAG GTGTGGTTCCGAAGAGGCGTCAACTCTCACAATCCCTGTGGCACCAGCTGGATTGAGATGGTTGGGGAGATGACGATGGTGAACGTGGGAATGAACGACCAG GTGTGGGGCATCGGCTGTGAGGACCGAGCCGTGTACTTCCGGCAGGGCGTCACCCCCAGCGAGCTCAGCGGGAAGACCTGGAAGGCCATTGTCGTGGCCCGAGAGTGTGACCGGTCTCACTCTGGCAGCTCGTCCAGTCTCCTCAG TGCCGGCTGCTTCTTTGGTGATGAGGTGAGGGGCAGTGGCGAGTCTGCGCCCAGCGACACGGACACCTCCTTGGAAATCGAGAGACCAGGGCCTGGCCAGCCTCTCCCTGCAGAGCCTCTAGACAGTTCCAGGAACCCCCCGGGGAGCTCGGCCTCAGGCCCAGGGGCTGGCAAGACCACAGAGGATACCATGGAGGATGCCTGCCCAGCGAAGAGCAGCAGGGAGGCCGGGCTCGACACACACCCTGGTCAAGCCTCCACTCTGGCAGAGCTGCCCTGGACCAATATTGACCTCAAGGAGCCCAAGAAAGTGCCCGGCCACTTGGTCGCCAGCTTCCCCGAGACCACCAGCCTCTCCTCACTAGGGGTCCTCCCGCTAGGCTTGGAGGAGCTGTACGGGGTGGATGACCGCCCGCTGTGGGCCTGGGTGTCGGGAGGTGGCTGTGCGGTGGAGGCTTGTGCTGTGCCCAGGTGGTTCACTGTCCAGGCAG GCCTGTCCCCCTCAGTGCAGACCCTGTCCCTGTCCATCACGCCGGCCCAGACCGCTGCCTGGAGGAAGCAGATCTTCCAGCAACTCACGGAAAGGACCAAGCGGGAGCTGGAGAAGTTCAGACACTACGAGCAGGCCGTAGAGCAG TCAGTGTGGGTGAAGACTGGAGCGCTGCAGTGGTGGTGCGACTGGAAGCCCCACAAGTGGGTGGATGTGCGCGTGGCCCTGGAGCAGTTCACGGGGCACGACGGTGCCCGGGACAGCATCCTCTTCATCTACTACGTGGTCCACGAGGAGAAGAAG TACATCCACGTGTTCCTGAATGAGGTGACAGCACTGGTCCCTGTGCTGAATGAGACCAAGCACTCCTTTGCCCTGTACACCCCCGAGCGGACGCGGCAGAGGTGGCCGGTGCGTCTGGCTGCCGCCACCGAGCAGGACATGAATGACTGG CTCGCCTTGCTCAGCCTGTCCTGCTGCGAGAGCCGGAAGGTACAGGGCCGCCCGTCCCCGCAGGCCATCTGGTCTGTCACCTGCAAGGGGGACATCTTCGTGAGCGAGCCCAGCCTGGACCTGGAGGCCCAAGAGCACCCCCTGCCCTGCGACCAGAT GTTCTGGCGGCAGATGGGAGGCCACCTGCGGGTGGTAGAGGCCAACAGCCGGGGTGTGGTGTGGGGCCTTGGCTATGACCACACGGCCTGGGTGTACACAGGCGGCTACGGAGGCGGCTGCTTCCAAG GCCTGGCCAGCAGCACCAGTAACATCTACACACAGTCGGACGTGAAGTGCGTGCACATCTACGAGAACCAGCGCTGGAACCCCGTCACAGGCTACACCAGCAG GGGTCTCCCCACCGACCGGTACATGTGGAGTGACGCCTCGGGACTGCAGGAGTGCACCAAGGCCGGCACGAAGCCCCCGTCCCCACAGTGGGCCTGG GTTTCTGACTGGTTCGTGGATTTCAGCGTACCAGGGGGCACGGACCAGGAGGGTTGGCAGTACGCCAGCGACTTCCCTGC CTCCTACCATGGGTCCAAAACGATGAAGGATTTTGTgaggaggcggtgctgggccag AAAATGCAAGCTGGTGACCAGCGGGCCCTGGCTGGAGGTGGCCCCCATCGCCCTCAGGGACGTGTCCATCATCCCGGAGAGCCCCAGTGCTGAGGGGAGCGGGCACAGCATTGCGCTCTGGGCTGTCAGCGACAAGGGAGACGTGCTGTGCCGCCTGGGCGTGTCGGAGCTCAACCCCGCG GGCTCCTCCTGGCTGCACGTTGGCACTGACCAGCCCTTCATGTCCATCTCCATTGGGGCCTGCTACCAG GTGACTGCTGGTACCACATCCCACCGCCCCCGAgacagaggctga
- the TECPR1 gene encoding tectonin beta-propeller repeat-containing protein 1 isoform X2 produces the protein MPNSVLWAVDLFGRVYTLSTAGQYWELCKDAQLEFKRVSATMQCCWGIACDNQVYVYVCASDVPIRHREEAYENQRWNPVGGFCEKLLLSDRWLWSDVSGLQHRPLDGVALPSPHWEWESDWYVDENFGGEPTEKGGWTYAIDFPATYTRDKKWNSCVRRRKWIRYRRYKSRDIWAKIPSKDDPKELPDPFNDLSVGGWEIMEEPVGRLSVWAVSLQGRVWYREDVSHSNPEGSSWSMLDTPGEVVQISCGPHDLLWATLWEGQALVREGINRSNPKGSSWSIVEPPGSENGIMHVSVGVSVVWAVTKDRKVWFRRGVNSHNPCGTSWIEMVGEMTMVNVGMNDQVWGIGCEDRAVYFRQGVTPSELSGKTWKAIVVARECDRSHSGSSSSLLSAGCFFGDEVRGSGESAPSDTDTSLEIERPGPGQPLPAEPLDSSRNPPGSSASGPGAGKTTEDTMEDACPAKSSREAGLDTHPGQASTLAELPWTNIDLKEPKKVPGHLVASFPETTSLSSLGVLPLGLEELYGVDDRPLWAWVSGGGCAVEACAVPRWFTVQAVQTLSLSITPAQTAAWRKQIFQQLTERTKRELEKFRHYEQAVEQSVWVKTGALQWWCDWKPHKWVDVRVALEQFTGHDGARDSILFIYYVVHEEKKYIHVFLNEVTALVPVLNETKHSFALYTPERTRQRWPVRLAAATEQDMNDWLALLSLSCCESRKVQGRPSPQAIWSVTCKGDIFVSEPSLDLEAQEHPLPCDQMFWRQMGGHLRVVEANSRGVVWGLGYDHTAWVYTGGYGGGCFQGLASSTSNIYTQSDVKCVHIYENQRWNPVTGYTSRGLPTDRYMWSDASGLQECTKAGTKPPSPQWAWVSDWFVDFSVPGGTDQEGWQYASDFPASYHGSKTMKDFVRRRCWARKCKLVTSGPWLEVAPIALRDVSIIPESPSAEGSGHSIALWAVSDKGDVLCRLGVSELNPAGSSWLHVGTDQPFMSISIGACYQVWAVARDGSAFYRGSVYPSQPAGDCWYHIPPPPRQRLKQVSVGQTSVYALDDNGNLWYRQGITPSYPQGSSWEHVSNNVCRVSVGPLDQVWVIASKVQGSHSLSRGTVCHRTGVQPHEPKGQGWDYGIGGGWDHISVRANATSAPRSSYQEQEPSAPPEAYGPICC, from the exons atgcccaactcagtACTGTGGGCAGTAGACCTCTTCGGGAGAGTGTACACACTGTCCACAGCTGGCCAGTACTGGGAGCTGTGCAAGGATGCCCAGCTGGAGTTCAAACGCGTTAGCGCCACCATGCAGTGCTGCTGGGGCATTGCCTGTGACAACCAGGTCTACGTGTACGTGTGTGCCAGCGATGTTCCCATCCGCCACCGTGAGGAGGCCTATGAGAATCAG CGCTGGAATCCCGTGGGCGGCTTCTGCGAGAAGCTCCTGCTGAGTGACCGCTGGCTGTGGAGTGACGTGAGTGGGCTCCAGCACCGGCCACTGGACGGGGTGGCTCTGCCCTCGCCGCACTGGGAGTGGGAGTCCGACTGGTACGTGGATGAGAACTTTGGAGGGGAACCCACCGAGAAAGGG GGGTGGACATACGCCATCGACTTTCCTGCCACCTACACGAGAGACAAGAAGTGGAATTCTTGCGTACGGCGCCGGAAGTGGATCCGGTACAGGAGATACAAGTCCCGGGACATCTGGGCCAAG ATCCCCTCGAAGGATGACCCCAAGGAGCTGCCCGACCCCTTCAATGACCTCTCTGTGGGGGGCTGGGAGATCATGGAGGAACCTGTGGGCCGCCTGTCAGTGTGGGCTGTGTCTCTGCAGGGCAGG GTGTGGTACAGAGAGGACGTCAGCCACTCCAACCCTGAAGGGTCCTCCTGGTCCATGCTGGACACCCCTGGGGAGGTGGTTCAGATCAGCTGTGGGCCTCACGACCTCCTGTGGGCCACGCTCTGGGAGGGGCAGGCCCTGGTCCGGGAAGGAATCAACAGGAGCAACCCCAAAG GAAGTTCCTGGTCCATCGTGGAGCCTCCTGGATCTGAAAACGGGATCATGCACGTCTCAGTGGGAGTAAGCGTGGTCTGGGCCGTCACCAAGGACCGGAAG GTGTGGTTCCGAAGAGGCGTCAACTCTCACAATCCCTGTGGCACCAGCTGGATTGAGATGGTTGGGGAGATGACGATGGTGAACGTGGGAATGAACGACCAG GTGTGGGGCATCGGCTGTGAGGACCGAGCCGTGTACTTCCGGCAGGGCGTCACCCCCAGCGAGCTCAGCGGGAAGACCTGGAAGGCCATTGTCGTGGCCCGAGAGTGTGACCGGTCTCACTCTGGCAGCTCGTCCAGTCTCCTCAG TGCCGGCTGCTTCTTTGGTGATGAGGTGAGGGGCAGTGGCGAGTCTGCGCCCAGCGACACGGACACCTCCTTGGAAATCGAGAGACCAGGGCCTGGCCAGCCTCTCCCTGCAGAGCCTCTAGACAGTTCCAGGAACCCCCCGGGGAGCTCGGCCTCAGGCCCAGGGGCTGGCAAGACCACAGAGGATACCATGGAGGATGCCTGCCCAGCGAAGAGCAGCAGGGAGGCCGGGCTCGACACACACCCTGGTCAAGCCTCCACTCTGGCAGAGCTGCCCTGGACCAATATTGACCTCAAGGAGCCCAAGAAAGTGCCCGGCCACTTGGTCGCCAGCTTCCCCGAGACCACCAGCCTCTCCTCACTAGGGGTCCTCCCGCTAGGCTTGGAGGAGCTGTACGGGGTGGATGACCGCCCGCTGTGGGCCTGGGTGTCGGGAGGTGGCTGTGCGGTGGAGGCTTGTGCTGTGCCCAGGTGGTTCACTGTCCAGGCAG TGCAGACCCTGTCCCTGTCCATCACGCCGGCCCAGACCGCTGCCTGGAGGAAGCAGATCTTCCAGCAACTCACGGAAAGGACCAAGCGGGAGCTGGAGAAGTTCAGACACTACGAGCAGGCCGTAGAGCAG TCAGTGTGGGTGAAGACTGGAGCGCTGCAGTGGTGGTGCGACTGGAAGCCCCACAAGTGGGTGGATGTGCGCGTGGCCCTGGAGCAGTTCACGGGGCACGACGGTGCCCGGGACAGCATCCTCTTCATCTACTACGTGGTCCACGAGGAGAAGAAG TACATCCACGTGTTCCTGAATGAGGTGACAGCACTGGTCCCTGTGCTGAATGAGACCAAGCACTCCTTTGCCCTGTACACCCCCGAGCGGACGCGGCAGAGGTGGCCGGTGCGTCTGGCTGCCGCCACCGAGCAGGACATGAATGACTGG CTCGCCTTGCTCAGCCTGTCCTGCTGCGAGAGCCGGAAGGTACAGGGCCGCCCGTCCCCGCAGGCCATCTGGTCTGTCACCTGCAAGGGGGACATCTTCGTGAGCGAGCCCAGCCTGGACCTGGAGGCCCAAGAGCACCCCCTGCCCTGCGACCAGAT GTTCTGGCGGCAGATGGGAGGCCACCTGCGGGTGGTAGAGGCCAACAGCCGGGGTGTGGTGTGGGGCCTTGGCTATGACCACACGGCCTGGGTGTACACAGGCGGCTACGGAGGCGGCTGCTTCCAAG GCCTGGCCAGCAGCACCAGTAACATCTACACACAGTCGGACGTGAAGTGCGTGCACATCTACGAGAACCAGCGCTGGAACCCCGTCACAGGCTACACCAGCAG GGGTCTCCCCACCGACCGGTACATGTGGAGTGACGCCTCGGGACTGCAGGAGTGCACCAAGGCCGGCACGAAGCCCCCGTCCCCACAGTGGGCCTGG GTTTCTGACTGGTTCGTGGATTTCAGCGTACCAGGGGGCACGGACCAGGAGGGTTGGCAGTACGCCAGCGACTTCCCTGC CTCCTACCATGGGTCCAAAACGATGAAGGATTTTGTgaggaggcggtgctgggccag AAAATGCAAGCTGGTGACCAGCGGGCCCTGGCTGGAGGTGGCCCCCATCGCCCTCAGGGACGTGTCCATCATCCCGGAGAGCCCCAGTGCTGAGGGGAGCGGGCACAGCATTGCGCTCTGGGCTGTCAGCGACAAGGGAGACGTGCTGTGCCGCCTGGGCGTGTCGGAGCTCAACCCCGCG GGCTCCTCCTGGCTGCACGTTGGCACTGACCAGCCCTTCATGTCCATCTCCATTGGGGCCTGCTACCAGGTGTGGGCCGTGGCGAGGGATGGGTCTGCCTTCTACCGGGGCTCCGTGTACCCCTCACAGCCAGCCG GTGACTGCTGGTACCACATCCCACCGCCCCCGAgacagaggctgaagcaggtgtcCGTCGGTCAGACGTCAGTCTATGCCTTGGATGACAACG gaaacttatggtATCGCCAGGGGATCACGCCCAGCTACCCGCAGGGCTCCAGCTGGGAGCACGTGTCCAACAACGTGTGCCGAGTATCCGTGGGGCCCCTGGACCAG GTCTGGGTGATCGCCAGCAAAGTGCAGGGCAGCCACAGCCTGAGCCGGGGGACGGTGTGTCATCGCACAGGCGTGCAGCCCCACGAGCCCAAGGGCCAGGGCTGGGACTACGGCATCGGG GGAGGCTGGGACCACATCTCTGTCCGGGCCAATGCCACCAGTGCCCCCCGGAGCTCATACCAGGAGCAAGAGCCGAGTGCTCCACCAGAGGCCTATGGCCCCATCTGCTGCTGA